Proteins encoded together in one Pseudomonas sp. Seg1 window:
- a CDS encoding DNA polymerase II — translation MDLQQGFVLTRHWRDTPAGTEVEFWLATDAGPRRVRLPHQPSVAFIPAEQREAAERLLHDEKNVELRPLALQDFEHRPVLGLYCQQHGQLMRLETALNRAGVDVFEADVRPPERYLMERFITAPVLFNGTADTDGVLLNAQLKPDPKYRPTLRLVSLDIETTETGELYSIALEGCGERQVYMLGAPNGDASIVDFDLEYCDSRTLILKKLNDWFALHDPDAIIGWNVVQFDLRILHEHARRLGVPLKIGRGGEEMQWREHGSRNHYFASAAGRLIIDGIESLRSATWSFPSFSLENVAQTLLGEGKSIDNPYQRMDEINRMFAEDKPALAKYNLKDCELVTRIFAKTELLTFLLERASVTGLPADRSGGSVAAFTHLYMPLMHRQGFVAPNLGTNPPQASPGGFVMDSQPGLYESVLVLDYKSLYPSIIRTFLIDPVGLIEGLQHPDDADSVPGFRGARFSRTRHCLPSIVSRVAEGRETAKREHNAPLSQALKIIMNAFYGVLGSSGCRFFDTRLASSITLRGHEIMLRTRKLIEEQGHAVIYGDTDSTFVWLRRPHGQEEAATIGHALVKHVNDWWREHVRDEYGLESALELQFEIHYKRFLMPTIRGAEEGSKKRYAGLVTRADGNDEMVYKGLETVRTDWSLLARQFQQELYERIFQRKPYQDYVRDYVRKTLAGEFDERLVYRKRLRRTLDDYERNVPPHVRAARLADDYNAQHGRPRQYQNGGWISYVITLAGPEPLEVRRAAIDYDHYITRQLQPVADAILPFVDDDFSTLIGGQLGLF, via the coding sequence GTGGATTTACAGCAGGGCTTCGTCCTGACCCGGCATTGGCGCGATACCCCGGCCGGCACCGAAGTCGAGTTCTGGCTGGCGACTGACGCCGGGCCGCGCCGTGTGCGTTTGCCGCATCAGCCGTCGGTGGCGTTTATCCCCGCCGAACAGCGTGAGGCGGCCGAACGCCTGCTGCACGACGAAAAGAATGTCGAACTGCGCCCGTTGGCCCTGCAGGATTTCGAGCATCGCCCGGTGCTTGGCCTGTATTGCCAGCAACACGGCCAGTTGATGCGCCTGGAAACCGCGCTCAATCGTGCCGGCGTCGACGTCTTCGAAGCTGATGTGCGCCCGCCGGAACGCTATCTGATGGAGCGTTTCATCACCGCGCCGGTACTGTTCAACGGTACCGCCGATACCGACGGCGTATTGCTCAACGCGCAATTGAAACCCGATCCCAAGTACCGGCCGACACTGCGCCTGGTCTCGCTGGACATCGAAACCACCGAAACCGGCGAGTTGTATTCCATCGCCCTGGAAGGCTGCGGCGAGCGCCAGGTGTACATGCTCGGTGCGCCGAACGGTGACGCCAGCATCGTCGACTTCGACCTCGAATACTGCGACTCGCGCACGCTCATCCTGAAGAAACTCAACGACTGGTTCGCGCTGCACGACCCCGACGCGATCATTGGCTGGAACGTCGTCCAGTTCGATCTGCGCATCCTCCACGAACACGCGCGACGCCTCGGCGTGCCGCTGAAAATCGGCCGTGGCGGCGAAGAGATGCAGTGGCGCGAACACGGCAGTCGCAATCACTACTTCGCCTCGGCGGCGGGGCGGCTGATCATCGATGGCATCGAATCGCTGCGCTCGGCGACCTGGAGTTTTCCTTCGTTCAGCCTTGAGAACGTCGCGCAGACCCTGCTCGGCGAAGGCAAGTCCATCGACAATCCGTACCAGCGCATGGACGAGATCAACCGCATGTTCGCCGAGGACAAACCGGCGCTGGCCAAATACAACCTCAAGGACTGCGAACTGGTCACGCGGATCTTCGCCAAGACTGAACTGCTGACGTTCCTGCTGGAGCGCGCCAGCGTCACCGGGCTACCGGCGGATCGCAGCGGCGGTTCGGTGGCGGCGTTCACCCATTTGTATATGCCGTTGATGCATCGACAGGGGTTTGTTGCGCCGAACCTCGGCACCAACCCGCCGCAGGCCAGTCCCGGTGGTTTTGTCATGGACTCGCAACCGGGCCTGTATGAATCGGTGCTGGTGCTCGATTACAAGAGTTTGTATCCGTCGATCATCCGTACCTTTTTGATCGACCCTGTGGGGCTGATCGAAGGTTTGCAGCACCCCGACGACGCCGACTCGGTGCCGGGCTTCCGTGGCGCACGTTTCTCGCGCACCCGCCATTGCCTGCCGTCGATCGTCTCGCGGGTCGCCGAGGGCCGCGAGACGGCCAAGCGCGAGCACAACGCGCCGTTGTCGCAAGCACTGAAAATCATCATGAACGCCTTCTACGGCGTGCTCGGCTCCAGCGGCTGCCGCTTCTTCGATACGCGGCTGGCCTCATCAATCACCCTGCGCGGCCACGAGATCATGCTGCGCACGCGCAAGCTGATCGAAGAGCAGGGCCACGCGGTGATCTATGGCGACACCGACTCGACCTTCGTCTGGCTGCGTCGCCCGCACGGGCAAGAAGAAGCGGCAACCATCGGCCATGCGCTGGTCAAACACGTCAATGATTGGTGGCGTGAGCATGTACGTGATGAGTACGGGCTGGAAAGTGCCCTCGAACTGCAATTCGAAATTCACTACAAACGCTTTCTGATGCCGACCATTCGCGGCGCGGAGGAGGGCAGCAAGAAGCGCTATGCCGGTCTCGTCACCCGCGCTGACGGCAACGATGAAATGGTCTACAAAGGCCTGGAAACCGTGCGCACCGACTGGTCGCTGTTGGCCCGGCAATTTCAGCAGGAACTATACGAGCGGATCTTCCAGCGCAAGCCGTATCAAGACTACGTACGCGACTACGTGCGCAAAACCCTCGCCGGTGAATTCGACGAGCGACTGGTCTACCGCAAGCGCCTGCGCCGCACACTCGACGATTACGAGCGCAACGTCCCGCCGCACGTGCGCGCGGCGCGCCTGGCGGACGATTACAACGCCCAGCACGGGCGCCCTCGGCAATACCAGAACGGTGGCTGGATCAGCTACGTCATCACCCTGGCCGGCCCCGAGCCGCTGGAAGTGCGCCGCGCCGCCATCGACTACGACCACTACATCACCCGGCAGCTGCAACCGGTGGCGGATGCGATTCTGCCGTTTGTCGACGACGATTTCTCAACCCTGATCGGGGGGCAACTGGGCCTGTTTTGA
- a CDS encoding CBS domain-containing protein: MKTVAQLLKLKDQKNQEVHQIKPDHMVLEALMKMAEKNVGALLVVENDEVVGIISERDYARKLVLHGRSSVGTPVRDIMVANVITVDTHQTVDTCLGIMSDKRLRHLPVVENGKLIGLLSIGDLVKEAIAEQAELIKQLEQYIRGE; this comes from the coding sequence ATGAAGACCGTCGCCCAACTGCTCAAGCTCAAAGATCAGAAAAATCAGGAAGTACACCAGATCAAGCCTGATCACATGGTGCTCGAAGCGCTGATGAAGATGGCCGAGAAAAACGTCGGCGCCTTGCTGGTGGTGGAAAACGACGAAGTGGTCGGCATCATCAGCGAACGCGATTACGCGCGCAAACTGGTGCTGCATGGCCGCTCATCGGTGGGCACGCCGGTTCGCGACATCATGGTGGCGAACGTGATCACCGTCGACACTCACCAGACTGTCGACACCTGCCTGGGCATCATGTCCGACAAACGTCTGCGCCACTTGCCGGTGGTGGAGAACGGCAAGCTGATCGGCCTGCTGTCGATTGGTGACCTGGTCAAGGAAGCGATTGCCGAACAGGCTGAGCTGATCAAGCAGCTGGAGCAGTACATTCGCGGGGAGTGA
- a CDS encoding glutathione S-transferase: MYQLYGHRNSGAAAIEAALELCQIAYRFIDVEASTEAAEALAQLNPLKQIPTLQLPDGSAITESAAILIHLGLTFPKSGLLPVKAEDRDQAIRGLVYIVSNCYSAIGVIDYPERWLVMPDEASRQNLIAGARERLHWSWEVFADQFSAELYLDDETPGALDVLAAVVTRWAGSREHLRQTRPGFYAWLQRIDRHPVLAPVFARHWPA; encoded by the coding sequence ATGTATCAACTGTATGGGCACAGAAATTCAGGCGCAGCCGCCATCGAAGCGGCGTTGGAGTTGTGTCAGATCGCTTATCGCTTCATTGATGTCGAAGCCAGTACCGAAGCCGCCGAGGCGTTGGCGCAGCTCAATCCACTGAAGCAGATTCCGACTCTGCAACTGCCCGATGGCAGCGCCATCACCGAAAGCGCGGCGATTCTGATTCATCTGGGCCTGACCTTTCCCAAGTCCGGTTTATTGCCGGTCAAGGCGGAGGATCGCGATCAGGCGATTCGTGGTCTGGTCTACATCGTCAGCAATTGTTACTCGGCGATCGGCGTCATCGATTACCCCGAGCGCTGGCTGGTGATGCCCGACGAAGCGTCGCGGCAAAACCTGATTGCCGGCGCTCGAGAGCGTTTGCATTGGAGTTGGGAGGTGTTTGCTGATCAGTTTTCAGCGGAGTTGTATCTGGATGACGAAACGCCGGGGGCGCTGGATGTGCTGGCGGCGGTGGTGACGCGCTGGGCGGGGAGCCGCGAGCATTTGCGTCAGACTCGGCCGGGGTTTTATGCGTGGTTACAGCGGATCGACCGGCACCCGGTGCTGGCGCCAGTCTTCGCCCGGCATTGGCCTGCCTGA
- a CDS encoding DUF3455 domain-containing protein gives MNITQLIGLTGLLAVASTTFAQSSYPDAIKVPDGHKIAMETTGVGEITYECRDKPNMAGQTEWTFVGPKAVLNDRSGKQVGTYFGPPATWQAKDGSKITGTQLAVAPSSPGNLPYQLVKANPAEGKGAMSGVSYVQRVALKGGVAPASECTAANKGKQEVVKYQADYIFWAAN, from the coding sequence ATGAACATCACCCAGCTGATTGGCCTCACCGGTTTGCTCGCAGTCGCCTCGACAACCTTCGCCCAAAGCAGTTACCCCGATGCGATCAAAGTCCCGGATGGCCACAAGATCGCGATGGAAACCACCGGGGTCGGCGAGATCACCTATGAGTGCCGCGACAAGCCCAATATGGCCGGGCAGACCGAGTGGACCTTTGTCGGTCCGAAAGCGGTGCTCAATGACCGCAGCGGTAAACAGGTCGGCACCTACTTCGGCCCGCCCGCCACTTGGCAGGCCAAGGACGGTTCGAAAATCACCGGCACGCAGTTGGCCGTGGCGCCGTCGAGCCCGGGTAACCTGCCTTATCAACTGGTCAAGGCCAACCCGGCCGAAGGTAAGGGCGCGATGAGTGGCGTGAGTTACGTCCAGCGCGTTGCGCTCAAGGGCGGCGTGGCGCCAGCGAGCGAATGCACGGCGGCGAACAAGGGCAAGCAGGAAGTGGTGAAGTACCAGGCCGATTACATTTTCTGGGCGGCGAACTGA
- a CDS encoding sigma-70 family RNA polymerase sigma factor — protein MSLPESVFDYEARLAACARGEQSALRDLYVQEGPRLLGVARRLVRDTALAEDIVHEAFIKIWNGAAGFDPARGSARGWMFSVTRHLALNLLRDQGRETPFSEDHEVPTHDDDAFDAHSHSARIHRCLEQLDAQRRRCILHAYVDGYSHAQISARLDTPLGTVKAWIKRSLNALRECMG, from the coding sequence ATGTCTTTGCCTGAATCGGTGTTCGATTATGAAGCCCGTCTCGCTGCCTGTGCCCGCGGCGAGCAGTCGGCCCTGCGCGATTTGTATGTGCAGGAAGGCCCACGCCTGCTCGGCGTGGCCAGGCGACTGGTGCGCGACACCGCGCTGGCGGAGGACATCGTGCATGAGGCATTCATCAAGATCTGGAACGGTGCCGCCGGGTTTGACCCGGCGCGCGGTTCGGCGCGGGGCTGGATGTTCAGCGTGACCCGGCATCTGGCGCTCAATCTGCTGCGTGATCAGGGTCGGGAAACGCCGTTCAGCGAAGACCATGAAGTGCCGACACACGACGATGATGCCTTCGATGCGCACTCACACTCGGCGCGCATCCATCGCTGCCTCGAACAGCTCGATGCGCAACGCCGGCGCTGCATCCTCCACGCTTATGTCGACGGCTACAGCCACGCGCAAATATCGGCGCGCCTCGACACGCCGCTGGGCACCGTCAAAGCCTGGATCAAGCGCAGCCTTAACGCGTTGCGGGAGTGCATGGGATGA
- a CDS encoding anti-sigma factor, producing the protein MTTESAQERDELAGEYVLGTLSAEQRREVQKRLVHEPPLRAAVDAWERRLLELTDYAESQQPSAQLWPRIERSVERSTHKAPSTSWWNLLPLWRGLSAAGLTATLILGAILLTQTTPKPSYLVVLVAPQDKAPGWVIQASNAHEIQLIPLGVVEVPADKALEFWTKADGWQGPVSLGLVKPGQALSVPLDKLPPLQPNQLFELTLEGANGSPIGKPTGPIQAIGRAVKVL; encoded by the coding sequence ATGACCACCGAATCGGCTCAGGAACGCGATGAACTGGCCGGCGAATACGTGCTCGGCACGCTCTCTGCCGAACAGCGGCGCGAGGTGCAGAAACGTCTGGTGCATGAGCCGCCACTGCGTGCGGCAGTGGATGCCTGGGAGCGACGGCTGCTGGAGTTGACGGACTATGCCGAATCGCAGCAACCGTCGGCGCAGTTATGGCCACGAATTGAACGCAGTGTCGAGCGCTCGACGCACAAAGCGCCCTCAACTTCCTGGTGGAATCTGCTGCCATTGTGGCGCGGGCTGAGCGCTGCCGGGCTGACCGCGACCTTGATTCTGGGCGCGATCCTGCTGACCCAGACCACACCGAAACCAAGTTATCTGGTGGTTTTGGTCGCGCCGCAGGACAAGGCGCCGGGCTGGGTGATCCAGGCCAGCAATGCACACGAGATTCAGTTGATTCCACTGGGTGTGGTCGAGGTGCCGGCGGACAAGGCACTGGAGTTCTGGACCAAGGCTGACGGCTGGCAAGGGCCAGTGTCACTGGGTCTGGTCAAGCCGGGGCAGGCGCTGTCGGTACCGCTGGACAAGTTGCCGCCACTGCAACCCAACCAGCTATTCGAGCTGACGCTGGAGGGCGCCAACGGCTCGCCAATCGGCAAGCCGACCGGGCCGATTCAGGCGATCGGGCGCGCGGTGAAGGTGTTGTAA
- a CDS encoding DUF1615 domain-containing protein, which produces MHNSRLLITLAVLLVLAGCAGQRSSEPAPRAPAEVKAEIVRLMPAKTADRQGWATDIYAAFAAQNISPTTQNLCSVLAVAEQESTFQADPTVPGLGKIARDEIDRRAAKVHIPSLLVSGALQVRSTNGKTYSERLSAARSEKELSAIFDDFIGRVPMGRTLFGGFNPVHTGGPMQVSIEFAEQHAKDYPYPVDGTIRREVFSRRGGMYFGIAHLLGYPVSYREPLYRFADFNAGWYASRNAAFQNAVSRASGIPLALDGDLIRYDSIMPGGTELAVRTLGKSLGMRNPTIRDQLEKGKTLEFEETRLYQRVFELAEKAEGKPLPRAVLPGIVLQSPKITRKLTTAWFAKRVDERYKRCMAKGG; this is translated from the coding sequence ATGCACAACTCTCGATTACTGATCACCCTCGCCGTACTGCTGGTGTTGGCCGGTTGTGCCGGTCAGCGCAGCAGCGAGCCTGCACCCCGTGCCCCCGCCGAAGTGAAGGCCGAGATCGTGCGGCTGATGCCCGCCAAAACCGCCGACCGCCAGGGCTGGGCCACGGATATCTATGCCGCGTTCGCCGCGCAGAACATCAGCCCGACCACACAGAATCTCTGTTCGGTGCTCGCCGTGGCCGAACAGGAATCCACCTTTCAAGCCGACCCGACAGTGCCCGGCCTCGGCAAAATTGCCCGTGACGAAATCGACCGCCGCGCCGCCAAAGTGCACATCCCCAGCCTGCTGGTCAGCGGCGCCCTGCAAGTGCGTTCGACCAACGGCAAAACCTACAGCGAACGCCTGAGCGCGGCGCGCAGCGAAAAAGAGTTGAGTGCCATTTTCGATGACTTTATCGGCCGGGTGCCGATGGGCCGCACGCTGTTCGGCGGCTTCAACCCGGTGCACACCGGCGGGCCGATGCAGGTCAGCATCGAATTTGCCGAACAGCACGCCAAGGATTATCCGTACCCGGTGGACGGCACCATCCGCCGCGAGGTGTTCAGCCGGCGCGGTGGCATGTATTTCGGCATCGCGCATCTGCTCGGTTATCCGGTCAGCTATCGCGAGCCGCTGTACCGCTTCGCCGACTTCAATGCCGGGTGGTACGCCAGTCGCAATGCGGCATTCCAGAATGCGGTGAGCCGCGCTTCGGGCATCCCGCTGGCGCTGGACGGCGACCTGATCCGCTACGACTCGATCATGCCCGGCGGCACGGAACTGGCGGTACGCACCCTCGGCAAATCGCTGGGCATGCGCAACCCGACCATTCGCGATCAATTGGAGAAGGGCAAAACCCTGGAGTTCGAAGAGACCAGACTCTATCAACGCGTGTTCGAGCTGGCGGAGAAGGCAGAAGGTAAACCACTGCCGCGTGCGGTGTTGCCGGGGATCGTGCTGCAGAGCCCGAAAATCACCCGAAAATTGACCACTGCCTGGTTCGCCAAGCGCGTGGATGAACGTTACAAGCGCTGCATGGCCAAGGGCGGCTGA
- a CDS encoding TonB-dependent siderophore receptor, with protein MPAPARLAVPFRPTLLALLCSLTITAHAAEKDNKALVLDDVNVNAQAPTPNALPPVYSGGQVARGGQLGVLGNQDMMDVPFSAASYTEQLIQDQQAEDVADVLLNDSSVRQASGFSNQAQVFMIRGLPLNGDDISYNGLYGVLPRQIISTDALERVEVFKGPNAFINGVTPTGSGIGGGVNLQPKRAGDVPLRRYTSDINSEGRVGHHFDIGQRFGEDNRFGARINLSQREGDTGIDHENQRSKLFAIGLDYRGDALRISGDFAYQKERVNGGRNSVNLGTATHIPDAPSADTNYAPKWGYTDIEDTFGMLRAEYDLNDNWTAYAAGGAKHTREVGRYNSTTLVGNSGASFTTGSFIPHDEDNTSVMAGLNGKFNTGPVSHKLNFGLTGIWAEQRSAYDFDLTKYANNIYHPVNTPAPVGNFSGGDLNDPGIVGKTFNRSIAISDTLGFFDDRLLITAGLRRQQMVVQGYNYASWGSGGRKSSYDESITTPVYGLVFKPWEHVSFYANHIEGLAQGPTSPTSSGGFRVTNGNEVYAPARSKQTEAGVKVDMGTYGASLGVYRIEQPSDGYCEINSATTCTYVRKGEQINKGVELNVFGEPINGLRLISGLTLMDTELKNTLNDANDGNRAIGVPTFQFNAGADWDVPGLQGVALNARMLRTGGQYADAANNLSLPTWNRFDAGARYAFKVSEKDVTVRLGVENLANKKYWESAQGGYLTQGEPRVAKLSGTIDF; from the coding sequence ATGCCCGCTCCAGCTCGACTTGCCGTGCCCTTTCGCCCGACGCTTCTCGCCCTGCTGTGCTCCCTGACCATCACCGCCCACGCTGCTGAAAAAGACAACAAAGCGCTGGTGCTGGACGACGTCAACGTCAACGCTCAAGCCCCGACACCCAACGCCCTGCCCCCGGTCTACTCCGGTGGTCAGGTCGCACGCGGCGGCCAACTTGGCGTGCTGGGCAATCAGGACATGATGGACGTGCCGTTCAGCGCGGCCTCCTACACCGAGCAACTGATCCAGGATCAGCAAGCCGAGGACGTCGCCGATGTGCTGCTCAACGATTCCTCGGTGCGCCAGGCTTCCGGTTTCTCCAACCAGGCGCAGGTCTTCATGATTCGCGGTCTGCCGCTGAACGGCGACGATATTTCCTATAACGGCCTCTACGGCGTACTGCCTCGGCAGATCATCTCCACCGACGCCCTGGAGCGCGTGGAAGTGTTCAAAGGCCCGAACGCCTTTATCAACGGCGTGACCCCGACCGGTTCCGGCATCGGCGGCGGCGTCAACCTGCAGCCAAAACGCGCCGGCGACGTGCCGCTGCGCCGCTATACCAGCGACATCAACAGTGAAGGTCGCGTCGGGCATCATTTCGATATCGGCCAGCGTTTCGGTGAAGACAACCGCTTCGGCGCGCGGATCAACCTGTCGCAACGTGAAGGCGATACCGGCATCGATCACGAAAACCAACGCTCGAAACTGTTCGCCATCGGCCTCGACTATCGCGGCGATGCGCTGCGGATTTCCGGCGACTTCGCCTACCAGAAAGAGCGCGTCAACGGTGGTCGCAACTCGGTCAACCTCGGCACCGCCACGCATATTCCGGACGCGCCATCGGCCGACACCAACTACGCGCCGAAGTGGGGCTACACCGATATCGAAGACACCTTCGGCATGCTTCGCGCCGAATATGACCTCAACGACAACTGGACCGCTTACGCGGCCGGTGGCGCCAAACACACCCGTGAAGTCGGGCGCTACAACTCGACCACGCTGGTCGGCAACAGCGGCGCATCGTTCACCACTGGTTCGTTCATCCCTCACGATGAAGACAACACCAGCGTGATGGCCGGCCTCAACGGCAAGTTCAACACCGGCCCTGTCAGCCACAAGCTGAACTTCGGTCTGACCGGCATCTGGGCCGAACAGCGCAGCGCCTATGACTTCGACCTGACCAAGTACGCCAACAACATCTACCACCCGGTGAACACGCCGGCGCCGGTCGGCAACTTTTCCGGCGGCGACCTCAATGACCCGGGCATCGTCGGCAAAACCTTCAACCGCAGCATCGCGATTTCCGACACCCTCGGCTTCTTCGACGATCGCCTGCTGATCACCGCCGGCCTGCGTCGTCAGCAAATGGTGGTGCAAGGCTACAACTACGCCAGTTGGGGCAGCGGCGGCCGTAAATCGAGCTACGACGAGTCGATCACCACACCGGTCTACGGCCTGGTTTTCAAGCCGTGGGAGCACGTGTCGTTCTATGCCAACCACATTGAAGGCCTGGCCCAGGGCCCGACTTCGCCGACCAGCAGTGGCGGCTTTCGTGTGACCAATGGCAACGAAGTCTACGCACCGGCACGTTCCAAGCAGACCGAAGCCGGGGTGAAAGTCGACATGGGCACCTACGGCGCGAGCCTGGGGGTGTATCGCATCGAGCAACCGAGTGACGGTTACTGTGAAATCAACAGCGCCACCACCTGCACCTACGTGCGTAAAGGCGAGCAGATCAACAAAGGCGTGGAACTGAACGTGTTCGGTGAGCCGATCAATGGTCTGCGCCTGATCAGCGGCCTGACGTTGATGGACACCGAACTGAAAAACACCCTCAATGACGCCAACGACGGCAACCGTGCGATTGGCGTACCGACCTTCCAGTTCAACGCTGGTGCCGACTGGGACGTACCGGGCCTGCAAGGTGTAGCGCTGAATGCGCGGATGCTGCGTACTGGCGGCCAATACGCTGACGCTGCGAACAACCTCAGCCTGCCAACCTGGAACCGTTTCGATGCCGGTGCGCGTTATGCGTTCAAGGTGTCGGAGAAGGACGTGACCGTGCGTCTGGGCGTCGAGAATCTGGCGAACAAGAAGTACTGGGAATCGGCTCAGGGCGGCTACCTGACTCAGGGTGAGCCGCGAGTGGCGAAGTTGTCGGGGACCATCGATTTCTAA
- a CDS encoding FAD-dependent oxidoreductase — MNRSDVLIIGAGPTGLVLALWLSKLGVQVRIIDKTSAPGTTSRALAVQARTLELYRQLDLADTIVRSGHRVAAANFWVNGKPVAQLPLNRIGEGLTPYAFIEIFPQDEHERLLIDRLEDYGVSVERNTTLESFEETGDGLTVHLRLPDGEQEICQACYLAGCDGARSVVRKTLDTGFPGGTYQQIFYVADVQASGPAMNGELHLDLDEADFLAVFPLAGAGRARLIGTVRDERAERAETLEFSDVSSRAIEHLKVHIEEVNWFSTYRVHHRVAEHFRSGRAFLLGDAAHVHSPAGGQGMNTGIGDAINLAWKLAAVISGGAETRLLDSYETERIAFARRLVSTTDKVFSFVTAEGRMADLLRMRVAPFLIPKMASFEASREFLFRTVSQVTLNYRGMSLSQGVAGHVHGGDRLPWAHDGEGDNYEPLRQPCWQVHVYGDTSDEMIHWCNEHHLPLHVFDWRPAFETAGLGRNGFYLLRPDTYVAIADNSADPKVIERYFRDHGIRPFFNCA; from the coding sequence ATGAACCGCAGCGACGTCCTGATCATTGGCGCCGGCCCGACCGGCCTGGTGCTCGCCCTGTGGCTGAGCAAACTGGGCGTGCAGGTGCGCATCATCGACAAAACCTCCGCCCCCGGCACCACCTCCCGGGCGCTGGCGGTGCAGGCGCGCACGCTGGAGCTGTACCGGCAACTGGATCTGGCCGACACCATCGTGCGCAGCGGCCATCGCGTTGCGGCAGCCAATTTCTGGGTCAACGGTAAACCGGTCGCGCAACTGCCGCTCAATCGCATCGGCGAGGGCCTGACACCTTATGCGTTCATCGAAATCTTCCCGCAGGACGAGCACGAACGACTGCTGATCGATCGGCTCGAAGACTATGGCGTAAGCGTCGAACGCAACACGACGCTGGAGAGTTTCGAGGAAACCGGCGACGGTCTCACCGTGCATTTACGCCTGCCCGATGGCGAACAGGAAATCTGCCAGGCCTGCTATCTGGCCGGTTGTGACGGCGCGCGATCGGTGGTGCGCAAAACCCTCGACACCGGTTTCCCCGGTGGCACCTATCAACAGATTTTCTACGTGGCAGATGTGCAGGCCAGCGGGCCGGCGATGAATGGCGAGTTGCATCTGGATCTGGACGAAGCGGACTTTCTCGCGGTGTTCCCGCTGGCCGGAGCAGGCCGCGCACGGCTGATCGGCACCGTACGCGACGAACGTGCGGAACGCGCCGAAACACTGGAGTTTTCCGACGTCAGCAGCCGCGCCATCGAGCACCTGAAAGTGCATATAGAAGAGGTCAACTGGTTCTCCACCTATCGCGTGCATCACCGAGTGGCGGAGCATTTTCGCAGTGGTCGCGCGTTTCTGCTCGGCGACGCGGCCCACGTGCACAGCCCGGCGGGCGGTCAGGGCATGAATACCGGCATCGGCGATGCGATCAATCTGGCGTGGAAACTCGCCGCGGTTATCAGCGGTGGCGCCGAGACCCGACTGCTCGACAGCTACGAAACCGAACGCATCGCCTTCGCCCGGCGGTTGGTCTCCACCACCGACAAAGTCTTCAGTTTCGTCACCGCAGAGGGGCGCATGGCTGATCTGCTGCGCATGCGTGTGGCACCGTTTCTGATCCCGAAAATGGCCTCATTCGAAGCGAGTCGCGAATTCCTTTTCCGCACGGTGTCGCAAGTCACCCTCAACTATCGCGGCATGTCGCTCAGCCAAGGCGTGGCCGGACACGTCCACGGCGGTGATCGCCTGCCGTGGGCGCATGACGGTGAAGGGGATAACTACGAGCCACTGCGCCAGCCTTGCTGGCAAGTGCATGTGTACGGCGACACCAGCGACGAGATGATCCACTGGTGCAACGAACATCACCTGCCGCTGCATGTGTTCGACTGGCGACCGGCGTTTGAGACGGCAGGATTGGGGCGCAACGGCTTCTACCTGCTGCGCCCGGATACCTACGTGGCGATTGCCGATAACAGCGCGGATCCGAAGGTAATCGAGCGCTACTTCCGTGATCACGGCATCCGGCCGTTCTTCAATTGCGCGTAA